The following coding sequences are from one candidate division KSB1 bacterium window:
- a CDS encoding alpha/beta fold hydrolase yields MLRKGDNPIACLLLHGFTGSPAEMEGLAAFLLDHGCVVSVPTLPGHATQPEDLRNISYQQWIETSEKAFYDLQQQHPRIFVIGQSMGGTLALHLAAHHRFGGVVTLAAAIRLSLRQEMAIRLLTPFISVRHKPNGSDVRDLNGKARLRNYDRYPMSAARQLLAMLRHVRAELPAVKMPVLAIHSPWDHVVPFENLALLQRLVSSPTVEPMVVENSYHVLTVDHDHQMIFARIWEFVTKHSTSE; encoded by the coding sequence ATGCTTAGGAAAGGAGACAACCCCATCGCTTGTTTGCTGTTGCACGGTTTCACGGGAAGCCCCGCCGAGATGGAAGGATTGGCGGCTTTTTTGCTTGACCATGGATGTGTGGTCTCGGTGCCAACTCTTCCGGGCCATGCCACGCAGCCGGAGGATCTGCGCAATATTTCCTATCAGCAATGGATTGAAACCAGCGAAAAAGCCTTTTACGATTTGCAGCAACAGCATCCCCGCATTTTTGTGATCGGGCAGTCCATGGGCGGAACGCTGGCGTTGCATCTGGCGGCGCACCACCGGTTTGGCGGCGTGGTGACGTTGGCGGCCGCGATACGATTGTCCTTGCGACAGGAAATGGCCATCCGGCTGTTGACGCCTTTTATTTCCGTGCGCCACAAACCCAACGGCTCCGATGTTCGCGATCTCAACGGCAAAGCGCGGTTGCGCAATTATGATCGTTATCCGATGTCGGCGGCGCGGCAGTTGTTGGCCATGCTGCGCCACGTGCGCGCCGAGCTGCCGGCGGTGAAGATGCCCGTCCTGGCGATTCATTCGCCTTGGGACCACGTCGTTCCTTTTGAAAATTTGGCTTTGCTGCAGCGCCTGGTCAGCTCTCCAACGGTCGAACCGATGGTGGTTGAAAATTCTTATCACGTCTTGACGGTGGATCACGATCATCAGATGATTTTTGCGCGCATCTGGGAATTCGTCACGAAACATTCAACAAGCGAATGA